TATGTAATCGTATTAATGTATTATTTAGTATCTGATTATCGTATTGGTGACTTGATTGATGGTTTTCTTGATGACGTCTGAAACGTAAACGGTTTCAGTCATCAAAACTAGGTCCGGACTCCGGAAGAAGAACTCACGCATAGACACATATATAAGACTATGCGTATTGCGTCCCTTGTTTCATTGTTGGCAACCCAGTAGTAACCCACAAGTTGTTGTGGGCTCCATCAATACGTGAGCCCTACTTTAGAGCCCCATACAAATGATCAAAGTCGTTCTCTATTTTTCTAGTAAATGTTTGAATATATGAATTCCGAATGAAAAAGTTGGACAATTAGATTAACTActtgattgagctgattttctaagggatattcaaaaaattagtactGTGCATGGATCCCACGTCTATTGTGAGTGCACGTGTGTGCAATTGTGTTTGTGGTGGAAGAGTTTTCCTTTAGGATATTGCCTACTCTCTTTTCTGAACGCTCGATTGATATTAGGGACATACCTAAAATGAAAACATTTTACACTTCATCTGAGGTTAATTCATGTGATCATTACACGATGATGCAGTTTTCAATACCGATAGCAACCATTCCATTGTACAGACATACAATTTCACCACGTACAAGCGTTGCGACTACAACGACGCCCAAGACAACGACACAATCGAATGGTCCGCCGCGGATCCCTCCTCCACCAGCCCACAGCCGGTCACGGTGGCGGTCCCCCTGGTGAAACAAGGAATGAACTACTTCTTCTCCGGCGACTACGACGGCGAGCAATGTAAATTCGGGCAGCATTTCAAAATAAACGTAACTTACGGACAGGGACTTCCCCCGAGCTTGAAGAGCCCCTCGGAGGACGCCCCTGCTCCGGCGAATCCCGATTCCGGGGACGAAGAATCCGCGCCGGACACCACCGTCCCGTCAAATTTTAACAATCCCAAGGAGAGCAGTGACGATGATAAAGTGGAATCAGGGTCTGTTTCTTTATCAGTCTTTCCGAAGCTGTTCAGGAGGGAAATGAACGGACTTCTGCTATTGTTAGGGGTCAGTTTGTTATTTCTGATAGTTTGAggttaaaaaaaaggaagagggaGGAGAGCATATACAGTATATGTTTTTTGTTcgttttattttcattttatttacattTTCTTCCATATCGCGTGTATTTATTCGTGAGCTTTTGTGATGTTTAATTAGGGGAATCTGTGATTTGTCTTATTGATGCAATAAAATCGATGTTCctcttgcttcttcttctttttttttttttttttaaattacttacCAGTGGATTTGGCTCATAATAGTGCCCAAAGCCCCTTTTGTCCATTGCTACACCTTGAGGGGTGTTTCCACTAGCGAAAAAAGCGGGTGGCGTTTTTTCTATctcgtttaataatttttatcattttttcaTCTCGTTCACACTAATAAAAtagttgtcaacaaaaatattttttgctatAGTAACTCTGCTTACAAACTCATCTACAACTTATTTATTAacgaaaataacttgacatttctcaataaCTCATTCGCTACTGAAAACATCTAACAACTTGATTACTACAaaagtttttttcaaaacttattcATGAGTGGAAGCTACActaatcaataattcacaaatgCAAGAAGAATGTGTTTTCATAATAACGGGGAAAACAAATTATGAATAGGGTTCTAATCGGTCGTGGAGTATGTAAATTGACATTCTATTGGACTAGCTGTTAGAAGTTAGTTGACACACATCCTTAttagtatattttttaaaattcaagctacattttcatatttttctgaATCTTCTCGCTAAGTAATTCAGGctacatttttatacttttccgaatCTTCTCGCATAGCCTAACGATGGGATGCAAAAATTATATCCAATTATTAAGagaatcaaccaaaaaaaaccgTGCCAAAAAGTCTCGAAAAAATTAGGGCAAATATAAGGGTGCGCCTGTATAATTTTCCGGAGGTAAAGCTATAAAAACAACGGAAGAACGAGAagacttgattccaacgccttCATTCCTCTACCCTCGGCGGGCTCTGTTTCGTCTCCCAccgagaaagaaagaaagaaagaaagcgcAACAATGGCGGAACAGTCGTCGTCGTCTTCAACTGCAGCTCCGGCTGTTCCGGAGAAATCGGATGCTGAAGTAGAAGAACTGCTGGATCGGATGCTGACTCGTTTAGCACTGTGCGACGACTCCAGGCTCCAGAACTTGCTCTCCAagcttctccctctctccatctcttctctctcttccccctccccctccgTCAGAAACAAGGTGccgccctctctctcttaattgTTCTCTCTATTTCGCTTACAATATCTCATCTTCGCGTGACCTAAATTCAGTTGGTTTGCTTATTATGTAGTGTTGAGTCCTTAGTAACACAATACTTCAATATGCCCCGCGCTCACGCGGTCAATTCTCGCAATGTGCTCGCGTTCTCAATCATCGCTCTCGCGGATTTAGTAGTATGACATGTGATTCAAAGACACTTTCACGCTTGAGCTCCCGCTAATGCACGCATTCGTGAATTATGTAACTTAGGTTGAGCCACTTGTGTGTTCGCGTTTGTATTTGTGTTGCTCTGGCCcccttttttgtaatttttgttttgttggaaaattTGCCTTTCCATTACATTTTCTAAACAGTGCAATTGAGTTTCTTAACATTTATGTGTAATAGGTTATTTGCTTCTGCGATTTCATGTGaatgttgcatttttttgttttgataactgCATGTCTGGGTCAGCTTGTGCACAACTTGACTAATTCCAGAGCCCTAAAGTTAACGATAGGCAAACTGTCGAGTGGCCCCAAAGTTTTGCTTGGAATATTTGGCTTCCGTGGGATATGAACATGCGACCCCACGGAGGACAAGTGCTTATTTGCTTTCTCATGctcacttggccaaaccccttgggCTTTCTTTAAGCCTTGAATTGACACTCACATGCACGCTCTCTCACTGAAATGCTTGCTACAAAGGTGATAGATGTCTGGACAAAAGCACCTTGAGAGCTTTCGAATTGGTGACTCACGTTGCCAAAGCATAGCCTTGCCTGTGGGGTCGCTCAACGTGCgtctttttttgtgtgcataTTTTTACGCACTTCACATGTCCTACGGTTTTTAGGAATAACATACTCTCACCCTCTCCCCCAACCTGTCAATCTTTGCTTGAAGTGAGAGAGTACCTATTTGAGAATGTTctacttatttatttatagaaCTTGATGTACACTTGCATCATCACATATTTTTCTAGGTTTAGAGCAACTTTTGTAACTTCTACGTATTTGCTCTCTCTCCCTCAGACCCTCTCTCTTATAAGTTTTAAATGATTTTATGTACTTCATAATCTTAAAATTAAAGTTCAAATGCTTACGCTTCAATGGCTCGAGGTATCACCTTTCCTCTGGAGGGATGAAACGCTTATGAGTTCTTTATTTCGTTTggtctagtttttttttcttttttgcgtgTGTGGTCATGTTATTGATCGAATTCGATCACAAGTAGCCCATTGTCTGCTGAAGattgataaaaagaaaagtttatGCACCCCTGTTTTGCCATACAGTTGAGATCTGAAGTTGAGGGAAGTCATGCCTGATAAGGAACTCGAAAAAACATGCTGGAACAGCACCCGATTGAATAAATTCAGCGATTGGAAGACTGCATCCTCATTAAAAAAGTGAGctgaaaaaaatagaacacaTTGATTCTTCTAGAGTCTAGATCATATACTTGATAATTATGTGGAACACTTGTGGAAAATTGGTTGCGGTAGACCAGTAATATGATGATAAAAATCAGCTGATGGGTAGCACAAGGATGAGACAAAGCTGGAAATTTTGGGGAGTAAAGTTACGAGAGTGCTGAGAAGTCTCTCTTTGATAGTTGGTTGCTGGCAATGATAGATGAATAGTTGAGTATGTTAATGATCGTCGGAGATTTTACAGAAAGCTATTATTGTCACAGCTTTGGGATGGAAAAAATGGTTAGCAAATTTCTTAATGTTCTGGCAGTCTACTGTTTTTTCGTAAGAAAGTAAAAGTTAAAATATAAGGGGATGTGTCCAACATACAAAAATACGAGGCCACAAACCCAAAAAGTCCATACATCATTATGAGAAGGAAAAGC
The sequence above is a segment of the Rhododendron vialii isolate Sample 1 chromosome 13a, ASM3025357v1 genome. Coding sequences within it:
- the LOC131312528 gene encoding early nodulin-like protein 18 codes for the protein MMEQRNWRLGSLVFSSSLLCISLLLLCFSVSAAQGYKNYTVGESLGWYDTLQKPTVNYQKWAADKDFSLGDFLIFNTDSNHSIVQTYNFTTYKRCDYNDAQDNDTIEWSAADPSSTSPQPVTVAVPLVKQGMNYFFSGDYDGEQCKFGQHFKINVTYGQGLPPSLKSPSEDAPAPANPDSGDEESAPDTTVPSNFNNPKESSDDDKVESGSVSLSVFPKLFRREMNGLLLLLGVSLLFLIV